The region TGTTAAACCTGAGTTACCACATGCTTCAATCAAAAAAGGATGTCACATACTTCAGGGATAAGTAGCATCCAGGGAAAAAATTACAAAGTTATCAAGGACTAGAAATATAAAGTTATCAaatcatatgaacaaaaaaaccaacaattatttttgaataactgCAAACTAGATAGGTATGTGAACACCTTTTTCCTGGTATACTTGGAGAACCCTCAGCAGCAGCAAATTGTTTCATAGGTGCACTGAATGAAAAAAATAACCAAATGTTACAAGCACATACAACTATCAAGATTGGAAACTCTAAATTACCAGGGGGGCAAAGTTGAGTTATCAATGTTCATCAACATGAGTTATCAGACAACAAGAACAAAATATCTGCTGAACATAAACGAAAGTAACAATTTGAATACCTTTTCACTGGTGCAATCCCTGAATCCTTAGCAGCAACAGATTGTTTGCCGGGGGCCCTGCAGATGAAAAATAAGCAAGTTGATCACCGGCATGAAATTACCCAAACTACCTTATTCAAACAActgtatttaccatgttgtttcaggCACATAATTGATAAGAAGGACATTGGAAAATAATAATTCACCTGCGTGGGGCCTCCTTCCGCAAGGTCGACAGAGGGACGGAGGCACCGGTTTCCTTTTCAGCCACGCGTATACCAAGCTCCTGGACCACAACTTTCTTCACAGCTTCATGAATCTCAGATGCTGACAGTGCAATTGGTGAAGACGGCCTTTGCGATGGGCTGGCAGGCACAACTGGTGAAGTTGGACGGGGGGGTGATGGNNNNNNNNNNNNNNNNNNNNNNNNNNNNNNNNNNNNNNNNNNNNNNNNNNNNNNNNNNNNNNNNNNNNNNNNNNNNNNNNNNNNNNNNNNNNNNNNNNNNNNNNNNNNNNNNNNNNNNNNNNNNNNNNNNNNNNNNNNNNNNNNNNNNNNNNNNNNNNNNNNNNNNNNNNNNNNNNNNNNNNNNNNNNNNNNNNNNTGCGCCTTTGGTAAGCCAAATTTTTCAAAAGCTCAGCACCGCACCGCTTGACAGAAGAGTCAGTGGCCGCCTCAGCTTGCGTGTCTGTCAGACCTTGCTGGCTAAGCCCTCGATCACCTGATTCGACGGATGCTGCATGAGATGTTCCAGTGAGTAAGATCTAAGACTCAACGAGGTTATCGCCGACAGGGCGGACAGGGGTGTCTTCAACATTTGGTCCTGTGCCATCATGGGCTTTGACAGTTGCGCCATCAAGATGTGTGGTCTCATCATCAGCTGGGCCGCTGCCCATGTCTACATCCACGGTACCACTGCCTGAAGCAACAAAAGGATCTTTAGGGCGACGACGAACAACTcgatagtcatcatcatcatcatcatcggagtcAGCGTCAGAATCAGAATCATCGCCTCCGTGATAATCGTCATCGCTGTCAGAATCTTCAGCCACATTCTTTCCAGCACTTTCTGTCCGCCTGCCTTGCGATGACCGCGTAGTCCTTGACGTCGTACGGGCGGCAGAGGAGATAACGTTCAATCCAGCGTCTAGCTGAAGGGATGCATGTGAATGGCCCTCATCATCTAAAGCGGTGAATGATTCCACAAGATTGCCTAGGATGCCAGCTATGGCGGACGTGAATCGAGCAACTATCTGAGTTGATTTGGCAAATTTTTGTTcaacataaaaaaatgaaaaaagaatggAAATAACTAGTAAGTTATCACAAAAAATGTAACAAAAGTTATCATTAATATCAAGTTATCACAGGAATGCTACAATCATCATAATAAATGCAACCAAAAGTTATCATGATATCAAGTTATCACAGAAATGCTGCAAAGTTATCAAGGCATTGCACTAATAATTATCACATGGTTGCATCATAATTATTATTTTATATAGAGGATATGCCACAATGGAAATCATCCAGATTAGTAAAGAGTGACAAGTTGGCAACAAATCAGGGTAACCACGATGGGTGCAAAAAATAATTTATCAGCCAATGAAAGAACATAAAATAGCAAAATAAATCAAGAAACTAGGTTACATGCTCACCTCTTCACTGCAGCTTGGGGCAGTATGAACACGCATAAACTTGTCAAGACCTTCCAGACCACCAAACAGACAAAAATTCATGCCAAACTCAGGCTTCAACTGGAAAAAAATGTAGCCATCACAGATAAGTAACAACAAAAAAACAATGAAAATAAAATGCAGTTGCAAAGCAGACTGTGAACTGAAAAACATAGATATATATTACCGGTAGTTTCCCGAAAGAAACTTTGTCAGCCTGAACATCCTTGTTGAGGACAAGAGTTATCAGCTTCTTTGTCCATACATTGATGGGAAAAGGACCATCAGGCAGTTTGATGCCAAGTCCAGAAAGATCAATCGCATGAATGTACAATAGCTGATAAGAGAAACACAAGCGCCATGGTAAACACTTACAAAAATCAGCCACAAAATGACAAAGAAAATGACAAATGACAAAAGAGAAGGTAAGAGGAAAGCATCGTCACTTACATTGTAGAAAAGAAGGCAACCCCTGGTAGGCTTGCGTTTCAACAGCGCCTTGTGCAGTTCATCAGCAATAAATTTGGACGAACTGAGATTTTTAACACCATTGATGTCACGCTGCAATATAAAAAACAACACTGAAGTTCACCGAATGCACCACAAAAAATATGAAAGTTATCACACTGACATATAGTAAAGTTATCAGGCACACAAGAAAGAAAATGACATAAAAAAAAACTTACCAGCACAGCATACCAACGGGGGCTAACTTTGTTGGAGGTGGTCGGGGCAATGACTGTATTCCCCGCAAGCAGAAGCCACATACGCTTGAAAGTGTCATCAGAATTTTCAGAACCCTTTATGAGATCAACAAGATCAGTCATTTTAGGGGCATATCCGAGCTCGCCAAATAACTCAAGCCCTAACTCAATATCAGTTTCAGATGGGAGGTTGTAAGGGACATCATTCCCTCCACGCGGCACACCCATAACACGATGCACGTATTCTTCATTGACCGGAAGCCTGCCTCGGCCTGGTACGACCACCTCACGCGAATTGGGGTCGTAGAGATCAGCAAGCCACACACTGAGATTGTTGAATAGATGGTCACATTGGATATTTCGAAGGCTGGTTAAATCCATATCATCAATGGTACCCTTCCTGTCATCATTCATGTCCTTGCATGCTAGAAGAAGCAAACTGGGTGAGGCTCTGTTCCGCGGAGGAGGGAGTTTCGCCTTTTTCGAAGGAACCTCATcgattccatcgccatctcctttacGCTTCCTCGGCATTGTCTCCCTGACACGTAGGAAAAAAAGGAATACATTGTTTATAAAACCGGTGTTTGACAAAGCAATAATACAGCTGAtaaaaggaaacaagcaaactgcaAATTGGTCGCACATGCTAAAAAAAAGTAAAACAGATAGCACAGGTATATAAAAAGCATGTGAGACTGATAATTGAGGCACAATGCAATTGGTAAGTTACAACCAAATTACCAATGATAAGAAATAGCATTCACACATGCTCATTAATAACCCAACCAAAACAAAATGAATGAGAAATAAGCGTTGTGCTGCATATAGTTAGTCTAGCAAAAACTTATGGTAACTACGGTAAGATGACAGAGGTAAGTGTAAAACCATCACCATGATAATTCAACCATAACAAGACAACACTGATAAATAATAGAGTTTAAAGCATCTGGTAATTTGAGTGCAATATAGTTGGTAAGTTCAATATAGACATCATGATAATTGAACAGAACAAGACATAACAAGCAAATCAAGCATTGTAAACAAGCTAATTGGAGCAGCACAAAAGCCTAATCAATGGACAAACCGCATCTAACAAAACCAACATAAAACAACATTATGTGAAAAAACTTAGGGTTGCTTTTTAAATCCTCATCCACTGATGCACAACTTGAAATCCATAAACACCAAACATTATTGGATGTCCTAAACAACCACATCCACAACAGTAACACCATAACAAAATCCCTATTAGAACCAACCACACTTACCACCACTAAGACCTATCCACACCCACGATTACCACAAAATTTAACCAGATGTCCGAATCATATTCAAACTGAACTTAGAAGGCGACATAATCTAGCCTAATAGCAATAACAACCGCCAGAATCAAAGAGTCCGAGCACCAAAAATCAACGGCGAAGCATGGAGTATGAGCAACAGGAAATACAGAGCGGGGCGGGTGGATGGGTGGGGGAATGGGGGATGCGCTGCTCAACGTCGACTCAGAAATTAGAAGCCGGCCTTAATCTAACATAATAGGAACAACAATCTACCAGATTCGACGGCTCCAACCTAAATCAATGGCGGACCAGAGCGGCGGagcaaaaagaggaaggaaaacaGGGCGGGGAATGCGTTCCTCACCGCGGATTCAGACGCCTTCCGCCGCGAACCGGAACGAGGGGGAGGGCCACCAGCAGCAACCGTCGCGCACGAGGGGGAGGGGAGCGAGAGGAGATCCGAATGGACAGcccgaagcagaggaagaagaagtagtGCGGGCGAACGGCGAGAGGGGGCGAGTTGGGATCGTGGCATTGGGCGATATGGGCGGTTCCAGTGGACCCACTAGTCAGCGACACACAGCGATGGTAACGGCTACGCCACCCGCGCTGCGCGCACCAAGGGCGACGCGGGCTGTTGGATCCGGATCGGACGGCTATCGAGTCGTGCGGATTTGAAGCAAACGGCCAGTCGACTGGTGGATAGATTTATCGTTAACTTTAATACCATATAACTTTAGTattatagatgttgatattttttaaacaAAGTTGATCAAACTTTACAAAGAAGCGCATTCAGGTTACTTGTACAGTATTTGTTTGCCGAGAGAAAAGTAGAGCGAGTACTCCCTCGGTCCCAAAATAAGTATTTCAACTTTGTACTACAATTTTGTACTaacattagtacaaagttgagacatttattttaggacagagggagtatttgtttgTTCAGGGCTATACTTGTATTTCCATTCCAACCAGTCGATGGTATTGCTGTCGTACTCGACTATGGGCGCTAGCACACAGGTTCGGGGTACATGGAGGGCGACGTCTCTGGAGCGACCTCTGTACGTCACTATCAGTGGCCGGAACCCTGTCCACGTCGCCCGGACATACATGCTTCCCGTCGTTTTCGCCGCCGTGCAGCCACGTCTGCCGCCGGGCCACCCACCGCATGCCGCCATGGGTCCGTGGTCGGAGCGCGAATAAAGAAACCGAACCGCTCCCTCGTCCATGGTTAGCCTCGTCCGGACGGCGCATGGTATTGCGTGGCCCTGTGTGCCCGTCCTCGCCGGTCCGCGCCCGTCCCATATATACCCAGACGACCCTACTTTGGTTCAGCAAAGCACACACTCAATCAACCTCCCACTCCCGACGCACCAAAAGCAACAACCCACTGCCAAGCTAGCTACGCGCACGAGCTCGCCATGGCCGCACCGGTAGCCTGCGCCTTCTTCTTCGACGCCAAGACGGTCGGCGAGCCCGGCGTGCACTCCCTGGGCGCGTGCGCGCTCTGCACCAAGCCGCTGGCTCGGGACAGCGACATCTTCATGTACAAGGGAGACACGCCCTTCTGCAGCGACGAGTGCCGCCACGAGCAGATGCGGCTCGACGCCGCCTGCGCCAGGCAGGCGGCCAGGGCGGCCGCCCGGAGGCAGAAGCACTTCTCGTCGGGAACGGGGTCCGGACGCGCGCACCGGGAGTCCTGGGAGGTGTCCGTCGCCAGCTAGCCAGCGAGAGCGGCAGGCTGGGTATGTACCTGCGCAAACAAGATCTGCGCGCACGAAGACGCCGTCGCCGTGGCTAACTGATCAGCGCGGGATCGAGGAGACTCTCCTTGGTTGAAGAAGCAAGACGCGGGTCACCGGAGTTGCTCACGGCAGGCCGGCTGCAAGTGCCCGCCAATCACGTGATTTTGGCATAAACGCAGCGGAAAAAGGGCTGGACTGGATCTGAAGAAGTCAATCAAACAAGATTCACAACGCAAATTACTAATTAGGCGGCCATGTGTGCCCATCGGCTCTCCTTTTCTCCTGTGTCAATGTCAACTTCTGTATGAGAGCGAATTTGCAAAAGCACTTTCACTGGGTACACTATCAAGCGAATCGAGATATAACATGTCTTTGTGCAATCATGTTTCTGTTCATGATTCACCGTGCTGATGGGATTTAGCAAAGCTAAACCGCTGGATGTCTACCACACGATTTAAAACTGAATTCTGTTCTAGACCTTGTTTCCCCATACTAATATCATGGCTAAACTCCGTTGACAAAAATTAAAATAATCTCGGTCGACAAAAGCATCGTCAAGACAACTCCTACACTAGTTTTTGCCTTGATTTACTAATATCAACTACTCCCTCTctttcataatataagagcgtgaGCACTCGTATATATGCGCATACACTCGCTTCTATGAACACACACTCGCACACCATACCCATAGACTGAGCCGGCGTATCATCTTGATAACTTTATGAAGTCATCGTAGGTGCCTTGTAGTCGACAGAAATGTCTCCTCACACTAAATACGTATCACCAGAAATCCTATAATAAATTCAGAATAAATGTGAGCACCTGGACTTAAAATTCAGGGTTTGAATTCATGTGGGCTTGTAATACCAATGTCCATCTAACTATCCAACCACAGATCGCTGGATTAGATTCGCTAGTTCGATATTTTTTTGTTTCTTCACTCGTTTTCTCGATTGTTTTGGTTTTGGTTTTTTCATCGGTTTCATTCATTTCtttcttgttttttactttatCAGTTCTTCCCGAttctttcttctcttttctttctccttttgttttatttgattttctttgtttctttcgtgGTCCTTACTATTTTTCTGGGTATTCTtcattttatttgttttcttctcaGTTTTCATTGTCTtttgcttttctttctttcttagttttctttgtttctttcttggttttcatctattttctttcttttcgtGTTTTTTCGGCTTTCTTTGTTTTCATTCCTTTGCATTTGTTTTCTTCATTTTCTTTGGTGGGTTTCTTTGTTTTTCCTATTGGCTTTAGTGGGTTTTCTTTGTTTTCCTTAGTTTCTTTGTCGATTTTCATCGATTTCTTGTTTGCTAAACACATGTCAATTTTTTCAGTACACATTCAACATTTTCTTATACATCAGAACAATTTTCTATATACACATTTAGGATTatctaaatacatgattaacatttttataaccacattgtacatttttggtatatatctaataccttttctaatacatgtttaacatGTTTCAGAtacaaaattagaaaaaaataatGCATGGTCAACATATTTCTgtacacatttaatatatttttttcaaatgcttgataagCATTCTGCAAATACAAGATTAAttctttttaatacatggtcaattttttttacatatttaatattttttaaatgtttGATTAATATTTTCAAATAATTGTTTAACATTTTTCCAAATGCTTTGATTAACATATTTTTGAAACATTTTATTTATACAGATAGAAATGTCAAATGTATAGTGGTTTTGTTAAtatattttttggaatatttgaatgTATATACAAAAGTAAAAAAACATAACAATGTGAAGAAAAAAAACGAGGTTGTGCCTCCCGCGCACCTGGGTCGGCCCCATCTGGGGCTCCCCTTGACGCGAGGCTTCCCTGCGTCTTG is a window of Triticum dicoccoides isolate Atlit2015 ecotype Zavitan chromosome 2B, WEW_v2.0, whole genome shotgun sequence DNA encoding:
- the LOC119368326 gene encoding FCS-Like Zinc finger 3-like, with protein sequence MAAPVACAFFFDAKTVGEPGVHSLGACALCTKPLARDSDIFMYKGDTPFCSDECRHEQMRLDAACARQAARAAARRQKHFSSGTGSGRAHRESWEVSVAS